A part of Stegostoma tigrinum isolate sSteTig4 chromosome 6, sSteTig4.hap1, whole genome shotgun sequence genomic DNA contains:
- the tsku gene encoding tsukushi yields MACSAWLIFVLFLLSCDDSLMTCFPGCHCEVESFGMFSSFSLTKVDCSGVGPQLTGIPIPLDTSYLDLSSNHLKTISPSMFTGPGYTTLVSLDLSHNEIIGMPSNTFSKLRYLETLNLSHNSLEVLEEGIFSNLPLGEIDLSNNKLHDINLDIFTSRGHGKPLSVDLSDNRITTLVRSLDKSVPNIYSLDLSGNKLESVPTRYLSNVPLRYLDLGHNIISSITENAFIGLQELTHLSLRNLPGLKELPPSSFKGLQNLQILDLSHCVNLKFVNVAVFEGLNSLQELYLEKSGVAALSSNILNYLPSIKRISVGTSLLRCGKTAKEGSFHRQFGFVRKEQTLHCLDISGSSDTEYILKLK; encoded by the coding sequence ATGGCTTGCTCTGCCTGGTTGATTTTTGTCTTGTTCCTCCTCTCCTGTGATGACAGCCTGATGACGTGCTTCCCAGGATGTCACTGTGAAGTGGAAAGTTTTGGAATGTTTAGTAGCTTCAGTCTGACTAAAGTTGACTGCAGTGGTGTTGGGCCTCAGCTCACTGGTATCCCCATACCATTGGATACCTCTTACCTGGACTTATCTTCTAACCACCTGAAGACCATCTCCCCCTCGATGTTTACAGGACCCGGCTACACAACATTGGTGAGTCTCGATCTTAGCCACAACGAGATTATTGGCATGCCTTCCAACACCTTCTCTAAACTGAGATACCTTGAGACACTTAACCTAAGTCATAATTCCCTGGAGGTGCTCGAAGAGGGTATATTTTCAAACCTGCCTCTTGGAGAAATTGACCTCAGTAATAACAAACTGCATGACATCAATTTGGACATTTTCACATCCAGGGGACATGGAAAGCCCCTAAGCGTAGACCTTTCAGACAATCGAATAACCACTCTTGTCCGAAGTCTGGATAAAAGTGTTCCGAATATTTATAGCCTGGATTTGTCAGGAAATAAATTGGAGTCAGTGCCAACACGTTACCTTTCCAATGTTCCACTACGCTATCTTGATCTGGGTCACAACATCATCTCCAGTATCACTGAGAATGCTTTCATAGGATTGCAGGAACTGACCCACTTATCGCTACGCAATCTTCCTGGACTGAAGGAACTACCTCCCAGTAGTTTTAAGGGGCTACAGAATTTGCAGATCTTAGACTTGTCACACTGTGTGAACTTGAAATTCGTAAATGTAGCTGTGTTTGAAGGCTTGAACTCCCTGCAGGAGCTCTACCTAGAAAAGTCGGGAGTTGCAGCATTGTCGAGTAACATTTTGAACTATCTGCCTTCCATTAAAAGAATCTCTGTTGGAACCAGTTTACTGAGATGTGGGAAGACAGCAAAAGAAGGCTCATTCCATCGGCAGTTTGGCTTTGTTCGGAAGGAACAGACACTGCATTGCTTAGATATTAGTGGATCTTCAGACACTGAGTATATCTTAAAATTGAAATAA